AGCTCAATTTTAGCAAGTTTATTAATTGAAATCCTTGAATTTACAATGCAACGTGGAAGTATGGAACTAGCCGATTTACTTCATAATACTTTAGGAATGATGCTAGGATATTCTATGTTAAATATAGTTCTGATATTGTTGAAGAAAAAAGAAACGGATACACAAATGATCAAATATTTATTTCTTCCGATTACAGTAAGTTTTGTTGCACTTGGAATAATGATTTCGTATCAAATGAAGGAATTTGGGAATACGCCTTTAGATCCCATTACAAAAATGGACATGACTGATGTCACTATAAAAACATCAATAGAGTTAAAAGACGAAGGTAAAAAAATGCCTGTTTACAAAGAGAAAATTCCAAACATGCCTGATGACAATGAGCTAGTTACAAAAAAATTACATATTCGAGATGTTGAAATTCTGTCTCCCAAAGAAGCATTTCAAAAACTAAAACAAGGAGACTTTGATCCTATAATATCTTTCAAAGCAGGTGATACATTAGTCATTACAGATTATAATATAGATTACTACGCTGATACAAAAGGCTTTTCTCAACCTATATATGTTTTTCAAGTACGCTTAAATGATAATGACAAAGATAGTTGGTCTCAACCTATTTCTGCGAGAAAATAACGTAGCTTTTCATGTTTTTGTTCATGTGAAATAGTTTAATCTAGTTGTCTTGCTCATGTGAAAAATCTCCTATGGAATTTAATTGAAATTGAAAAACATTTAAGAAGAACAATTACGCTGTGGGCTATTGTATAGTGTAGATATGAATAATAAAAAAGGGGGACTAGATATGTGGAAGCGATTTGTAGCGATTGGTGATAGTTTTACAGAGGGAATAGGGGATGAAGTTGAGGGAATAGCATTAAAAAGCTGGGTAGATCATTTTGTTCAACTGTGTGTAAACGATTTAAAGTATGCTAATTTTGCAAAGCGTGGGTTAGTAACTAAAGAAATTCGCTCGCAGCAATTGGGAAAAGCATTAACTTTTAATCCAGATTTGGTTAGTCTAATTGCAGGTGCAAACGATGTTTTAAAAGGACGTTGGAATCATGAAGCATATAAGAACGATATGGAATTTATGATCGATACATTAAGTAAAACAGGTGCTGATATTATGATAGCAAACCTTCCAGATTTTACAGTTAGGCTTCCTTTTTCTTCTGAAAAAAAACAAGTATTAAAAGAACAACTATTAGAGGCAAATGAAGTTATACTTTCACTGAGCAGAGAGTATAAGCTTCATCATGTTGACTTTTGGAATCATCATTTAGTTAATGACAATACACTTTGGTCTACAGATTTAGTTCATCCAAACTCAAAAGGATATGTAAAAGTTGCTGAATTGATTTTTAGTAGTTTGCCTGTACAGAAGTTAGAATAATAGTTCACGATTTAACGAATATGATATAATTTGTATTAAGAGATGTTTTTTAAGGAATTCCATCAAGTTCTATATTGGTATCTTTTAGACAAGAAATCGAAAAAACCCTCAAGTATATAATTCATGCTTGAGGGTTTTTATAATAAACAAGAAAAGACACCTAGGGTGCCTTCCTCTGACTTGAACCATCTTAATTTTAATAATATTGTTCATTGAGAAATATTATTAAAATCTATATTTTGTTGTAATCCAAAGTAGACTTCTGAATCTTAAGCATCATTGCTACGTCTTTGCCAATTTATATGGATTGAGAGCTGTCGGTTTTATATGTCATAACATGATTTTTTGATTTCAGTAAACTCTTGTATTCCCACCTTTTTTGGGTAGTTGTCTAGAATCTATATTATAAAATTGAGCACATTAATTAAGGATTGTAAAAAAAAGAGGTCATCCATCCTATGCCTAAATTGCGGTTAATACCTTCTGATTTGAAACATATTTCTAGAAGAGAACATGAAATCCCTGAAGGTGTAAAAATGATTAAGGCGCCAAATATTTGGGAGCACGGGAGTGAAGTTAGAGCAAATTTGAACTTTGTACAAAGGTGGGAAAGAAGAATCTCACTAATTGATGTTAAAAGAGAAGATCTAAATGGCATATAAAAACGGGCCATAACTTAGATTTATCATCCATAAAATGTCCCGTTTAACTGTTTGTCCAAATAGTTAGTTAAGAATTAAGGTTCTGGTGCAAAGATAAAATAAT
This Bacillus mycoides DNA region includes the following protein-coding sequences:
- a CDS encoding VanZ family protein → MNFISELLVTVVIPTIQLTFLLLLIFVFSYFVVYKKVCKGGKKFTVQQIILFILIIGYYSLALSATSFGRPDDITFARTIDLDVLSVYKKAWNTFSFSSFFHIFVNIGMLFPLGILLPLFSNVFQKTKWMLISSILASLLIEILEFTMQRGSMELADLLHNTLGMMLGYSMLNIVLILLKKKETDTQMIKYLFLPITVSFVALGIMISYQMKEFGNTPLDPITKMDMTDVTIKTSIELKDEGKKMPVYKEKIPNMPDDNELVTKKLHIRDVEILSPKEAFQKLKQGDFDPIISFKAGDTLVITDYNIDYYADTKGFSQPIYVFQVRLNDNDKDSWSQPISARK
- a CDS encoding SGNH/GDSL hydrolase family protein, which gives rise to MNNKKGGLDMWKRFVAIGDSFTEGIGDEVEGIALKSWVDHFVQLCVNDLKYANFAKRGLVTKEIRSQQLGKALTFNPDLVSLIAGANDVLKGRWNHEAYKNDMEFMIDTLSKTGADIMIANLPDFTVRLPFSSEKKQVLKEQLLEANEVILSLSREYKLHHVDFWNHHLVNDNTLWSTDLVHPNSKGYVKVAELIFSSLPVQKLE